TAGCATTGGATGGGTGTGATGCCGCTAGCGCTTCGATTTTCTCTAGAGCCTCTTGAACGTAAATCGAACTTTCCTGATATTCAGTTCGTGGGTCTAGATCTCCGTGAATGGATGCAGGGGTGTGCATCACAAAACTTTCCTGTTCTTCCACTGGTAGTGCCTCGCGGACCGACATTCGATAAATGGTAAATATGATCAGCCCTAAATCCACCATGATGAGGAACGTAAACAGTGCGCTATCATCTAGTCGCTCCATTAATACTGAAGCAGTGTAAGGGCCTATAATTGACCCGAGTGCGTAAACACACAGTAAGCCGGATAAAACTGAGACCAGTTGTGATTTTATCGCACGGTCAAACGTCTCTGAAATGCTTAGAGGATAAAGACAGGCGATCAACCCCATCGTCATTGCAACCAGAAGCAGTGGTGTGAATGTCCATTGCCATTCAATCGAAACGGGCAAAGCAAAGCTGACCACTGCGAGTGCAAAACAGCCTCCAAGTATGACTTTACGTCGCTCAAACCGGTCAGATAAATATCCCATGGGTAATTGCAGCAAAATTCCGCCAGCCGTGGCTGCCCCCATGAAAACGGAAAGCTGGAAGCCTGTAATACCAATGCCGTCGGCGTAAATGGGCAGCATGTTAGCAACGGTCGAGTATAGGATGCCGCACACAAAACAGGTGACAAACCCTAGCGGAGAAAGCAGATAAATGGACTTGAGAGGGATGGAATCTGATTGCTCGATTTCTGGCTCGAACTGAGAAATGAACACCACAGGGGTAACAGAAATACTAAAAAGTACGCCGCATAGAACAAAAAGCGTGGTTTCATTTGGCGGAGCGATGGCGAGACCAAACTGACCGAGCGTAATCGCACTGAGGATAACCACTTGATTAAAAGCAAGAATTTTTCCACGATTGGACTCGGTCGACACACTATTAAACCACGTATCTAAAGTGGTCGTTGCACAGGCAATACAAAAGCCCATCACCGCGCGCATTATTGCCCATATCCAGACGTCGGAATTCAATCCCATAATAAGAATCGCACTGGCTCCAAGACTGCCGCACATAGCAAAAGTTCGTACTAAGCCAATGTTGCGCAGAATGCGTTTGGCTAGGATCGCTCCTAGCAGAAATCCGACAGAGTACATGGAGAGGACGAAGCCAATCGACTGGATAGTGATATTAGCCTCTGCAAGCGAAACAGGGAGTAGGATACCGCTCAAGCCATGGCTACCCATCAGCAAAAATGAGCTGATGAAGAGTAGTGTTAGTGGTCTGAGTGTTGCTGCAATAGTCATAACCTTTGATTTAAAAGCAAAAAGAGCTATTTACAAGTGAGTTGTAAATGCAGTGTTGTGATTTGGTTGATAGATGGATCCTTGTATTGACTCAGTGGCTACTTGATGGATGTGGCATGCTGAGGTGAAATAGCTTCGTTTTTCTATGATCTTGCTTAAGCCTCGTGGCCAATAACATTGACAATCGCTTGTCTCGCTTCTGACATTGAAGTTCAGTTGTCTCATTATCTTATGCGCATTGAGACGCGTTCCCATAGACGGAAAGGTGCAGATGAAACGTAAACTAACGGCTTTTTGTATAACCGCCGCAGTTGCCCAGCCTCATGTTGTTGCAGCGGAAGAGCCGGTCAAAGCGCTTAATAGTCAGACGGTTTATATCGACGCAAGCGATGACTGGATAAAGCTGAAATCTGGCGAGGTACTGAAAGGTGAGTTGACAGGGACAGTAAAGAAGGAATCAAACTCTTACGATCAAGAAATCGAGTTCGACAGTGATGATCTTGGCGATCAGGAAATTGAACTTGAAGATGTATCTGTGCTTGAAACGGCAAGTTATTTCACTATTCGTACAGCTGAAGGTGATATTCATGATGGTTATTTGTCTATTAGAGACAACAAACTCTATCTAAAAAAAGGCGATCAGGAGCAGTCTTTCCCCGTAGCTCAAGTGGTTTCCATTTATCGAGGGGCTGAAAAGGACTCTGACTATTGGACCGCTGACTTGTTCCTAGGCCTAGATATTAGCAAAGGTAACACTGATGAGTTTTCAATGCTGGGTGAAGTCGAGGCTGAGCGAAATACGGTCGAGTCGAGAACCAAGCTTAATGCACGTCATGAGGTGTCTGAATCCAACAAAGAAAAAACGGCTCAGAAGAGCCAGTTTGACGGCTCTTACGATATTTATATCAACAATCGACTTTTCTTCAGACCAATCAAGTTTTCAGCACTGAGTGACGAATTTCAAAACTTGGCATATCAAGTCAATGCTTCAATGCAAGTGGGCTATTTTTTCGTTGCTAATACAGATGCAGAATGGGACGTATCGATTGGCCCAGGTATGCAATACAGTGAGTTCTCGACCGTAGCAGCTGGAGAGGAAGACAGTGCCAGCAGTACGATTTTAACCTTGGAATCGAACTTTGAGTATGAATTGACTAAGGACATCGATTTCAACTATACCTATAACCTTGACTGGGCAAGTAATGATGCGGGTGGCATGCGCCATAAAAATGATCTTGGGTTTGATATTGACGTGGTCGGTGACCTAGAGTTCAGTATCAAAGCCAGCTGGGAACACGTATCTCAAACCAAGGCAGATTCAGACGGTGTCGTACCAGAAAACGATGACTATAAAATCAATTTTGGTCTGAGTTATGAAATCTAATCAAACCAAAAAGCGAAGCTAGTTCGCTTCGCTTTTTTGATTATTGATTCTCGTCTGCGTCTTGCCGTTTGATGACTTTATGGCCGTCTTCTGATACGCCCTTTTTCCAATAGCTACTGATGTAGATATTTTCACGATCTACTTCCTTTTCATTGCGGAAGTACTGTCTTAGTTGGCGCATTGAATCAAATTCACATGCACACCACACAGATGCTTCGCCTTCCAGCCAAGGCAAGCCTTGGATTTGCTCTGCAAGAGACTGTGAGGCTTTAAGCCAAATAATCTTGATGTTTTCTGGTGCATTAATCGGCTGGCGGTCTTGTTCTGAGTTGACTTGAATAACCGCATAACCGATAGCCTGTTCAGGTAGACTTTGAATTTTAACGCTCAAAGCTGGCAAAGCGGTCATATCGGCGACCATAAAGAACCAGTCAGCCTCAAGGTTCATCGTAGAGATTGAACCAGGCCCCGCGATAGAAATGACATCATCAACCTGAGT
This DNA window, taken from Vibrio neptunius, encodes the following:
- a CDS encoding DUF481 domain-containing protein, which produces MKRKLTAFCITAAVAQPHVVAAEEPVKALNSQTVYIDASDDWIKLKSGEVLKGELTGTVKKESNSYDQEIEFDSDDLGDQEIELEDVSVLETASYFTIRTAEGDIHDGYLSIRDNKLYLKKGDQEQSFPVAQVVSIYRGAEKDSDYWTADLFLGLDISKGNTDEFSMLGEVEAERNTVESRTKLNARHEVSESNKEKTAQKSQFDGSYDIYINNRLFFRPIKFSALSDEFQNLAYQVNASMQVGYFFVANTDAEWDVSIGPGMQYSEFSTVAAGEEDSASSTILTLESNFEYELTKDIDFNYTYNLDWASNDAGGMRHKNDLGFDIDVVGDLEFSIKASWEHVSQTKADSDGVVPENDDYKINFGLSYEI
- a CDS encoding siderophore-interacting protein; the encoded protein is MNKPSAKQLTVQSTQTITPNMQRITLHGSELAEFPVDCVGGYIKLLFNQQGGTDLTQLGEEQRPVMRTYTIRQFDPVSCTLEVDFVRHITEDLQCGFAARWAMNTQVDDVISIAGPGSISTMNLEADWFFMVADMTALPALSVKIQSLPEQAIGYAVIQVNSEQDRQPINAPENIKIIWLKASQSLAEQIQGLPWLEGEASVWCACEFDSMRQLRQYFRNEKEVDRENIYISSYWKKGVSEDGHKVIKRQDADENQ
- a CDS encoding MFS transporter; the encoded protein is MTIAATLRPLTLLFISSFLLMGSHGLSGILLPVSLAEANITIQSIGFVLSMYSVGFLLGAILAKRILRNIGLVRTFAMCGSLGASAILIMGLNSDVWIWAIMRAVMGFCIACATTTLDTWFNSVSTESNRGKILAFNQVVILSAITLGQFGLAIAPPNETTLFVLCGVLFSISVTPVVFISQFEPEIEQSDSIPLKSIYLLSPLGFVTCFVCGILYSTVANMLPIYADGIGITGFQLSVFMGAATAGGILLQLPMGYLSDRFERRKVILGGCFALAVVSFALPVSIEWQWTFTPLLLVAMTMGLIACLYPLSISETFDRAIKSQLVSVLSGLLCVYALGSIIGPYTASVLMERLDDSALFTFLIMVDLGLIIFTIYRMSVREALPVEEQESFVMHTPASIHGDLDPRTEYQESSIYVQEALEKIEALAASHPSNAITFIRRLASKQPEWAVSIAERAAQIDNIDTVVLFRAITLTNPELSVDIAKRLAESDDNQIEELVEWLVEKEPENAMSVLAAITESMDNTPIKVIETLAEHDPDKLIEVSQELVANMVETNSNLRPADREESKLTESVEEWVNAVSETAPERAEEIAEIVEQSIQEADLDSHASS